In Chitinophaga varians, the following are encoded in one genomic region:
- a CDS encoding NUDIX hydrolase, whose protein sequence is MKIIDKLAWIEIKNKSILSTKSFGKQKYYIPGGKREQGENDEQALCREVLEELTVELKTETLKFVGTFEAQADSHPDGVLVKMTCYTADYTGTLKESAEIEELRWLKYADKDKISEVDKLIFDFLKDQHLID, encoded by the coding sequence ATGAAAATAATTGACAAGCTGGCCTGGATAGAAATTAAAAATAAATCTATATTATCTACAAAGTCTTTCGGAAAACAAAAGTATTATATCCCCGGAGGTAAAAGAGAACAGGGGGAAAATGATGAGCAGGCGTTGTGCCGCGAGGTGTTGGAGGAACTTACAGTGGAACTTAAAACTGAAACACTGAAATTCGTCGGAACGTTTGAAGCGCAGGCAGACAGCCATCCGGACGGTGTTTTGGTGAAGATGACCTGTTACACCGCAGATTATACCGGAACATTAAAAGAATCCGCAGAAATAGAAGAACTCAGGTGGTTAAAGTATGCTGACAAAGATAAAATTTCAGAAGTTGATAAATTGATTTTTGATTTTTTAAAAGATCAACATTTGATCGACTAA
- a CDS encoding creatininase family protein → MKRYFLTLAALLAFNCLFAQELPARWDELVASDFPAALQKSSKTCILPIGILEKHGLHSPLGTDLIHVREWAARAVKSEYAVVFPDYFYGQINEARHQPGTFSLPNKLILELLEATCDEIARNGFDKIIILNGHGGNPEFLEFFMQGLLNKRHNYAVYLYRPESDPEFVKAYQKNHVTDVTADLHGGESETSLLLHYRPDLMRMSRASGESGINQQRSRLPGLYTPIWWYSSYPNHYAGDASKSGAELGKLISDHEIAQFIKALKAVKADTKTIELQNEFFDRVDQLK, encoded by the coding sequence ATGAAACGCTATTTCCTGACACTTGCCGCCTTACTCGCATTCAACTGCCTTTTTGCACAGGAGCTGCCTGCCCGCTGGGACGAACTTGTAGCCAGTGATTTCCCCGCAGCACTGCAAAAGTCTTCAAAGACCTGTATCCTCCCTATCGGCATACTCGAAAAACACGGTCTGCATTCACCGCTTGGCACCGACCTGATCCATGTGCGCGAATGGGCTGCCCGTGCCGTGAAATCAGAATACGCTGTTGTCTTCCCGGATTATTTTTATGGGCAGATCAACGAGGCCCGGCATCAGCCCGGCACCTTTTCGCTTCCCAACAAACTGATACTGGAACTACTGGAAGCCACCTGCGACGAGATAGCGCGGAACGGCTTCGATAAGATCATCATTTTGAACGGACATGGCGGCAACCCTGAATTCCTGGAATTCTTTATGCAGGGCTTGCTGAACAAGCGCCACAACTATGCTGTTTACCTGTACCGGCCGGAAAGCGACCCGGAATTCGTCAAAGCGTACCAAAAAAACCACGTCACCGATGTAACCGCCGATCTGCATGGAGGCGAAAGCGAAACATCTCTTTTGCTGCACTATCGCCCTGATTTAATGCGCATGTCCCGTGCCTCCGGTGAAAGCGGCATAAACCAGCAACGGTCACGATTACCGGGCCTATACACGCCTATCTGGTGGTATTCCTCCTACCCTAATCATTACGCCGGCGATGCTTCAAAATCCGGCGCTGAACTGGGAAAGCTCATCAGCGACCATGAAATAGCACAGTTCATTAAAGCACTAAAAGCTGTAAAGGCCGATACTAAAACCATCGAATTGCAAAATGAGTTTTTTGACAGGGTCGATCAATTGAAGTGA
- a CDS encoding serine hydrolase, which translates to MLFCKCLSAHNGSVAYAYPLGKIVVDGDLSDWPKDAVKYKIAISPSDTRPRDDSDFSGYFQLGYDLGNQSLYVAFTITDDDFVEDTSKNVRWNSQDGLEVSIDARHLLSGSGVASFMYSRTLHTINNAFYDPFASKAGWDMMEVAMTRRGNTRIYEWRMHLGNELAAGKSIGFDFHVYDKDSDGSITWSAWGKGKSKYMNPNSLGDIIFLPAGKELSTVSGQLSWSQPQAVKLPDVIRFISLDNPPFWTTAAVDSLGNYTIAVPPGKYQLALPDPYYKSNGQVYATAQKVPITIIAQSGRKTVAPAFRISSAPVPDLIPDKGVLFNFSASSASQIDHFIETYQAYYGIPGVSLALIKDGRLIYHKTYGVSNTMTGEKVNDNTLFEAASITKPVFAFAVERLADRGVIDLDKPLYEYLPYKDIEYDERYKLMTARHVLTHRTGFPNWRWMNNDGKLDLKFTPGTAYNYSGEGFEYLKMVVEKITGKKVEQVLHEEVIEPIGLYHTFFSKNDSLQWMAAYGHYDKLPNKNDLPETPGMAYSMYTEAKVFTRFMLYLLERQGLKPETYDAIMSKHSDYPPEDKTHNPKDIAYMGMSLQIRETPFGKTFSHGGNNGDFTCRFEVYKDLKMGYAIFTNSNTSDVLLENLHRFLVEGKDVKP; encoded by the coding sequence ATGCTTTTTTGTAAGTGCCTGTCCGCCCACAACGGGAGTGTTGCCTACGCGTATCCGCTTGGTAAGATCGTTGTGGACGGAGACCTGTCTGACTGGCCCAAAGATGCTGTCAAGTATAAGATCGCCATAAGCCCGTCGGACACCAGGCCCCGGGACGACTCCGATTTTTCCGGCTATTTCCAACTGGGCTACGACCTTGGCAATCAGTCACTGTATGTCGCTTTTACCATTACAGATGACGACTTCGTGGAAGACACCTCCAAAAATGTGCGGTGGAACAGCCAGGACGGGCTGGAGGTGAGCATTGATGCCCGTCATCTGCTTTCCGGCTCCGGAGTGGCGTCGTTTATGTACAGCAGAACGCTTCATACCATCAACAATGCCTTCTACGATCCTTTTGCCAGCAAAGCCGGCTGGGACATGATGGAGGTGGCGATGACCCGCAGGGGCAATACCCGTATCTATGAATGGCGTATGCACCTGGGAAATGAGCTGGCCGCAGGCAAATCTATAGGCTTCGATTTTCATGTGTACGACAAAGACAGCGATGGCAGTATCACCTGGTCTGCCTGGGGAAAGGGAAAATCCAAATACATGAACCCCAACAGTCTCGGTGACATTATTTTCCTGCCTGCCGGCAAAGAACTGTCCACTGTTTCCGGGCAACTCAGCTGGAGCCAACCACAAGCCGTAAAGCTACCGGACGTAATTCGGTTCATCTCCCTGGACAATCCCCCGTTTTGGACGACCGCCGCAGTAGACAGCCTTGGAAATTATACCATAGCGGTGCCACCCGGAAAATACCAGCTCGCGCTGCCTGACCCCTACTATAAGTCCAACGGCCAGGTGTACGCTACCGCGCAGAAAGTTCCCATTACTATTATTGCGCAGTCGGGAAGGAAAACTGTGGCACCTGCATTTCGTATATCATCTGCCCCGGTCCCTGACCTGATTCCCGACAAAGGTGTATTATTCAACTTCTCCGCGTCCAGTGCCAGCCAGATAGATCATTTTATCGAAACCTATCAGGCATATTATGGCATACCCGGCGTGTCGCTGGCTTTAATTAAAGACGGCCGGTTGATTTACCACAAAACCTATGGTGTCAGTAACACGATGACGGGAGAAAAAGTAAATGACAATACGCTGTTCGAGGCAGCCTCCATCACAAAGCCCGTATTTGCCTTTGCTGTTGAACGGCTGGCAGACCGTGGGGTGATAGATCTCGACAAACCTCTATATGAATACCTTCCTTACAAAGACATCGAATATGACGAGCGCTATAAGCTGATGACCGCCAGACACGTCCTGACACACCGGACGGGCTTTCCCAACTGGCGCTGGATGAATAATGACGGGAAACTGGACCTGAAATTTACTCCCGGAACAGCGTATAACTATTCAGGTGAGGGCTTCGAATACTTAAAGATGGTAGTGGAAAAAATTACCGGCAAGAAAGTGGAACAGGTACTGCACGAAGAAGTAATTGAACCAATAGGGCTCTACCATACCTTCTTTTCAAAAAATGATTCCTTACAGTGGATGGCCGCATATGGCCACTACGACAAGCTTCCAAATAAAAATGACCTGCCGGAAACCCCTGGCATGGCTTATTCCATGTATACAGAAGCAAAAGTATTCACGCGGTTCATGTTATATTTGCTGGAACGGCAAGGCCTTAAACCGGAAACATATGACGCCATCATGTCGAAACATTCAGATTATCCCCCGGAAGACAAGACCCACAATCCGAAGGATATTGCATACATGGGTATGAGCCTTCAGATCAGGGAAACTCCTTTTGGCAAGACATTCAGCCATGGCGGCAACAATGGCGATTTCACCTGCAGGTTTGAAGTGTACAAAGACCTCAAAATGGGATATGCTATTTTTACCAACTCCAATACTTCAGATGTTTTACTGGAAAACCTCCACAGGTTCCTGGTAGAAGGCAAAGATGTGAAGCCATAA